The proteins below come from a single Dermacentor albipictus isolate Rhodes 1998 colony chromosome 7, USDA_Dalb.pri_finalv2, whole genome shotgun sequence genomic window:
- the LOC139047751 gene encoding G-protein coupled receptor 161-like: MNSTAAKSATATERAVAAVLVSTELCISILGNLLVLFVSLWDERVKQHRSNLLVVSLAVTDLLTATLVMLPSVCALTNDGWPLDNPGFCTFHGILNYWLTSTSSVTLAMIALDRGVAVHKPLEYVQRCTWGRLAQMVALPWTLGIVFAVVPAILDWTAYQFDNIVCDVDWHPRREHVIYYAATFSLCFAMPAAIVLVQYARILASVRRLRSNAVVNPPVVVVPKGDVSNGTLSRQLSFRRRAGQGNQKILVSILAVIVIFFLCITPFCCTKLVKVLLGPKAIPDWLDMLSTVVQFLASVVNPFVYSIGLKSFHEALCRLSRSGRQRLLWSTSV, translated from the exons ATGAACAGCACGGCCGCGAAGAGCGCCACTGCCACGGAGCGTGCCGTGGCCGCCGTGCTGGTCTCCACTGAGCTGTGCATCTCCATTCTCGGAAACCTGCTGGTGCTGTTCGTCTCACTTTGGGACGAGCGTGTCAAGCAGCATCGTTCAAACTTGCTGGTCGTCAGCCTCGCGGTGACCGACCTCCTCACGGCCACTCTCGTCATG CTGCCGTCGGTGTGTGCCCTGACCAACGACGGCTGGCCCCTGGACAACCCGGGCTTCTGCACCTTCCACGGCATCCTCAACTACTGGCTCACGTCCACGTCGAGCGTGACTCTCGCCATGATCGCGCTCGACCGCGGCGTGGCTGTGCACAAGCCGCTCGAGTACGTCCAGCGCTGCACGTGGGGCCGCCTGGCCCAGATGGTGGCGCTGCCCTGGACGCTCGGCATCGTCTTCGCTGTCGTGCCTGCCATCCTCGACTGGACCGCGTACCAGTTTGACAACATCGTCTGCGACGTCGACTGGCACCCCCGGCGCGAGCACGTCATCTACTATGCGGCAACCTTCTCCCTCTGCTTCGCCATGCCGGCGGCCATTGTGCTCGTCCAGTACGCCCGCATCCTTGCGTCGGTGCGTCGCTTGCGCTCCAACGCGGTTGTGAATCCGCCGGTGGTGGTGGTGCCAAAGGGGGACGTCTCCAACGGAACGCTGTCCCGCCAGCTGTCCTTTCGCCGCCGGGCGGGACAGGGGAACCAGAAGATCCTCGTTAGCATCTTGGCGGTGATCGTCATATTCTTCCTCTGCATCACGCCGTTTTGCTGCACCAAGCTGGTCAAGGTGCTGCTTGGGCCCAAGGCCATTCCGGACTGGCTGGACATGCTCTCGACTGTGGTGCAGTTCTTGGCATCCGTCGTGAACCCCTTTGTGTACTCCATCGGACTCAAGAGCTTCCACGAGGCACTGTGCAGACTGTCGCGCAGCGGACGACAAAGGTTGCTCTGGAGTACTTCAGTGTGA